The DNA segment GCGGGCAACCGCCCCCTCGTCGTGCTCATCGGCCCGCCCGCGGCGGGCAAGACCCGCACCGGCAAGCGGGTGGCGCGCGCCCTCGCCGTGCCTTTCATCGACACCGACCGCGTGATCGCGGCCGAGCACGGGCCGATCCCCGCGATCTTCGCCGAGCGGGGCGAGGCCGCCTTCCGTGCGCTCGAGGCCGATGCCGTCGATGCGGCCCTGCGGCAGCGGGCCGTCGTGGCCCTGGGCGGCGGCGCCGTGATGACGCCCTCCGTGGCCGCGGCGCTGCGGGGGCATCCCGTGGTGCTGCTCACCGTCAGCGCGGAGGCCGCGGCCGACCGGCTCGACGCCGAGAGCCGCCCGCTCGTGCGCGACGGCATCGGCGCCTGGGAGTCGCTCGTCGCGCAGCGGATGCCGACCTACACCGCCCTGGCGACGGCGGCCTGGGACACCTCGTCCCAGCCGCTCGACCGCGTCGCCGCTGAGATCGCCGAGTGGGCGCGTGACCGCGCCGCCGCGGCAGGAGGATCATGACCAGCCAGCCCGACCGTCCCGACCGCGACGTGACCGTCATCCCCGTGACCGGAGGATCGCCCTACGAGGTGCGGGTCGGCCGCGGCCTCGTCGCCGAGATCGGCGCGGCCCTGCCCCCTGCTGCGGCCAAGGTGCTCGTGATCCACGCGCCGCCCCTGGCGGAGCAGGCTGAGGCGCTCCGCGAGCGGCTCTCCGGCCGGGTCGAGGTACTGCTCGCCGAGGTGCCCGATGCCGAGGGCGCGAAGCGCGTCGAGGTCGCCGCCTTCTGCTGGCAGATCATGGGCCAGACCGACTTCACCCGCACGGATGCCGTGATCGGCCTGGGCGGGGGAGCGACCACCGACCTCGCGGGCTTCGTCGCCGCGACCTGGCTGCGCGGGGTCGCCGTGATCCAGGTTCCGACCACCGTGCTCGGCATGGTCGATGCCGCCGTCGGAGGCAAGACCGGCATCAACACCGCCGAGGGCAAGAACCTGGTCGGCGCCTTCTGGGCTCCGCACGCCGTCATCGTCGACCTCGACCTGCTCGACGGGCTGCCGCAGAACGAGCTGCTTGCCGGCATGGCCGAGGTCGTCAAGTGCGGTTTCATCGCCGACGAGCGCATCCTCGAGTTGCTCGAGGCCGACGTGCGGGTCGCGACCGACCGCACCAGCGACGTGTTCCGCGAGCTGGTCGAACGCAGCATCCGCGTCAAGGCGACCGTCGTCAGTGACGACTTCACCGAGCAGGGGCAGCGCGAGATCCTGAACTACGGCCACACGCTCGGGCACGCCATCGAGCACGCCGAGCGGTACCGCTGGCGGCACGGCGCGGCCATCGCGATCGGCATGGTCTTCGCCGCCGAGCTCTCGCACCTCGCCGGCAGCCTGGCGAGCGAGCAGGTCGACCGCACCCGGCATATCCTCGCCTCCCTCACCCTTCCGACCAGCTACCCGCTGGGCCGCTGGAAGACCCTGCTCGCGACGATGCAGCGCGACAAGAAGGCACGCGCCGGCATGCTGCGCTTCATCGTGCTCGACGGGGTCGGCCGCCCGCGCGTGCTCAACGGCACGGACGAGTCAATGCTGTTCGCCGCCTACCAGGAGGTCGGCTCGTGAGCCGCGCCGGTAGGGTGACGGCATGACCGCCGCCACCCGGGTGCTCGTTCTCAACGGGCCGAACCTGAACCGCCTCGGCACGCGCGAGCCCGAGATCTACGGCACCGCGACGCTCGCCGAGCTGCACGCCGAGCTCCGTGGCCTGGCCGAGGGCGTCGAGATCGACCTGCGACAGTCCAACGACGAGGCCGAGCTCATCGGCTGGCTCCACGACGCGGTGGATGCCCGCACGCCGGTGATCCTGAACCCCGCCGCGTTCACCCACTACAGCTACGCCCTGCGCGACGCGGTCGCCCTGGTCACCGAGGCGGGCATCCCGGTGATCGAGGTGCATCTGTCGAACCCGCACGCGCGCGAGGAGTTCCGGCACACGAGCGTGATCTCCGGCGTCGCGACGGGCGTCATCGCCGGGTTCGGCTTCGGCTCGTACCGGCTCGCTCTGGTGCACCTTCTCGCCCGGTAGGGGAGTCGGCGCGGCCCTCGGCTAGACTGGCCCGTCG comes from the Microcella frigidaquae genome and includes:
- the aroQ gene encoding type II 3-dehydroquinate dehydratase gives rise to the protein MTAATRVLVLNGPNLNRLGTREPEIYGTATLAELHAELRGLAEGVEIDLRQSNDEAELIGWLHDAVDARTPVILNPAAFTHYSYALRDAVALVTEAGIPVIEVHLSNPHAREEFRHTSVISGVATGVIAGFGFGSYRLALVHLLAR
- the aroB gene encoding 3-dehydroquinate synthase, which codes for MTSQPDRPDRDVTVIPVTGGSPYEVRVGRGLVAEIGAALPPAAAKVLVIHAPPLAEQAEALRERLSGRVEVLLAEVPDAEGAKRVEVAAFCWQIMGQTDFTRTDAVIGLGGGATTDLAGFVAATWLRGVAVIQVPTTVLGMVDAAVGGKTGINTAEGKNLVGAFWAPHAVIVDLDLLDGLPQNELLAGMAEVVKCGFIADERILELLEADVRVATDRTSDVFRELVERSIRVKATVVSDDFTEQGQREILNYGHTLGHAIEHAERYRWRHGAAIAIGMVFAAELSHLAGSLASEQVDRTRHILASLTLPTSYPLGRWKTLLATMQRDKKARAGMLRFIVLDGVGRPRVLNGTDESMLFAAYQEVGS
- a CDS encoding shikimate kinase, whose protein sequence is MPEAATPEVPGQATTDAGNRPLVVLIGPPAAGKTRTGKRVARALAVPFIDTDRVIAAEHGPIPAIFAERGEAAFRALEADAVDAALRQRAVVALGGGAVMTPSVAAALRGHPVVLLTVSAEAAADRLDAESRPLVRDGIGAWESLVAQRMPTYTALATAAWDTSSQPLDRVAAEIAEWARDRAAAAGGS